The proteins below come from a single Candidatus Falkowbacteria bacterium genomic window:
- a CDS encoding glycosyltransferase family 2 protein, with amino-acid sequence MIDFLKIGKATDLEGADYRLYRLLEMLPGFLSWGTLIGLVILSYFLPVWVAYFLLAFDVYWLLLVLYLGIHLIASYRKLKENIVIDWNNVLREQPALLGRPAWQEIWHLVILPTYNESLEVIRPSFNALVKDGYPTERMIVVLATEERGGAEAQARAQQVKQEFAHHFGHFLITVHPDNIEGELKGKGANQAYAGKIVKEQIIDKLALNYDHIVVSVLDIDTVVYPGYFANLTHKFLTVPNQYRASYQPIPVYFNNIWEAPFFSRVAASSNTFWQMMQQIRQEKLATYSSHSMTWRTLVDIGFWSTKMVSEDSRIFWHSYCFYRGDYRVEPLYFPVSMDATMDENFIKTARSLYKQQRRWGWGVENTPYLIFNFIKKYKEMPKGRTMELIFVQLYGFHSWATNALIIAVIGWMPMLLGGDRFNATVLSGNLPTVTRTLMTVAMFGLVLSAILSTLLLPKRPKHYGFGKSMSMVLQWLILPISIIVFGAIPGLAAQTRLMFGRYMGFWVTPKSR; translated from the coding sequence ATGATTGATTTTTTGAAGATCGGCAAAGCGACTGATTTAGAGGGCGCTGATTATAGGCTTTATCGTTTACTGGAGATGCTTCCAGGTTTTTTGTCTTGGGGCACTTTGATCGGCTTGGTAATCCTGTCATATTTCTTGCCGGTCTGGGTAGCCTATTTTCTTCTAGCCTTCGACGTCTATTGGCTGCTTTTGGTCCTGTATTTGGGTATCCATCTGATTGCCAGTTACCGTAAGCTCAAAGAAAATATCGTCATCGATTGGAATAATGTCCTGCGTGAGCAGCCGGCCTTGCTTGGCCGACCAGCCTGGCAGGAGATTTGGCACCTGGTCATTCTGCCGACATACAACGAAAGCCTCGAGGTTATCCGACCGAGCTTCAACGCCCTGGTCAAAGACGGTTATCCGACCGAGCGCATGATCGTGGTCTTGGCCACCGAAGAGCGGGGCGGTGCCGAAGCGCAGGCTCGCGCGCAGCAGGTCAAGCAAGAGTTCGCCCATCACTTCGGACATTTCCTGATTACGGTCCATCCTGACAATATCGAAGGCGAGCTCAAAGGCAAAGGTGCCAATCAGGCGTATGCTGGCAAGATAGTCAAAGAGCAGATTATCGACAAGCTTGCCTTGAACTACGACCATATCGTGGTCAGCGTGTTGGACATCGACACCGTAGTCTATCCTGGTTACTTCGCCAATCTGACCCACAAGTTCTTGACGGTGCCGAATCAGTATCGGGCCAGCTATCAGCCGATTCCGGTCTATTTCAACAACATTTGGGAAGCGCCGTTCTTTTCTCGCGTCGCCGCATCTTCCAATACTTTCTGGCAGATGATGCAGCAGATCAGGCAAGAGAAGCTCGCCACCTACTCGTCGCACTCGATGACTTGGCGGACTCTGGTTGACATCGGCTTCTGGTCGACCAAGATGGTCAGCGAGGATTCCCGCATCTTTTGGCATAGTTATTGCTTTTACCGCGGCGATTACCGGGTTGAGCCGTTATATTTCCCGGTATCCATGGACGCCACGATGGATGAGAATTTCATCAAGACCGCTCGCAGCCTGTACAAGCAGCAACGCCGCTGGGGCTGGGGGGTCGAGAATACGCCATATCTGATTTTCAACTTCATCAAGAAATACAAAGAGATGCCCAAAGGCCGCACCATGGAGCTGATTTTTGTCCAGCTTTATGGTTTTCACTCTTGGGCGACTAACGCCTTGATTATCGCGGTCATCGGATGGATGCCGATGCTTTTGGGCGGTGATCGCTTCAATGCCACTGTTTTGTCGGGCAATCTCCCGACCGTCACCAGAACCTTGATGACCGTGGCGATGTTCGGCCTGGTCTTATCGGCGATCTTGTCGACCCTGCTCCTGCCTAAGCGGCCGAAGCATTACGGTTTCGGCAAGAGCATGTCGATGGTGCTCCAGTGGCTGATCCTGCCGATCAGCATTATCGTCTTCGGGGCGATTCCTGGCTTGGCCGCGCAGACCAGGCTTATGTTCGGGAGGTATATGGGTTTTTGGGTCACGCCCAAATCGCGCTAA
- the ftsE gene encoding cell division ATP-binding protein FtsE produces MIKFEEVKKTYQPDVKALAGVSLFIKPGEFVSIVGQSGSGKTTLIKSLICEERVDEGKIIVGDWDITHISKSAIPTLRRQIGVIFQDFKLLPTKTLKENVAFALQVCGQPPKKIRAIVPQVLKIVGLEGKMDRYPHEVSGGEQQRAAIARALVHRPKILLADEPTGNLDSINADEIIELLLRINKFGTTVVLVTHNREIVNRLKRRVITIENGLVVSDQEVGKYIL; encoded by the coding sequence ATGATCAAATTCGAGGAGGTCAAAAAAACTTATCAGCCGGACGTCAAAGCGTTGGCCGGCGTGAGCCTATTCATTAAGCCGGGCGAGTTCGTCTCGATCGTCGGCCAGTCGGGCTCAGGCAAGACGACATTGATCAAATCCTTGATCTGCGAGGAGCGCGTCGACGAAGGCAAGATCATCGTCGGCGATTGGGACATTACCCACATCAGCAAGAGCGCGATTCCGACATTGCGCCGCCAGATCGGCGTCATCTTCCAGGATTTCAAATTGTTGCCGACCAAGACCTTGAAGGAGAATGTCGCTTTCGCCCTGCAGGTCTGCGGCCAGCCGCCGAAAAAGATCAGGGCTATCGTGCCCCAGGTCTTGAAGATCGTCGGGCTTGAAGGCAAGATGGACCGCTATCCACATGAAGTTTCCGGCGGCGAGCAGCAGCGCGCTGCTATCGCCCGCGCGCTAGTTCATCGCCCGAAGATACTTCTGGCCGATGAACCGACAGGCAATCTCGACTCCATAAATGCCGATGAGATTATCGAGTTGCTTTTGCGTATCAATAAATTCGGCACTACCGTCGTATTGGTCACTCACAACCGCGAGATCGTCAATCGCCTCAAGCGGCGCGTCATCACCATTGAGAACGGCCTAGTGGTCAGCGATCAAGAAGTCGGGAAATATATCTTATAA
- the murB gene encoding UDP-N-acetylmuramate dehydrogenase, with product MNIEEKIDRNITLAPFTTFRIGGQAKLFVQADSPEEIVEAIRWAKANNEKFFVLGGGSNLLISDNGFDGLIIKYNFQYLFRENNIIECGGGLPLARACLSAQRHSFSGLEWAVGVPGTVGGAVRGNAACFGSEMAALVTEVSAFDPETDKIYQLTKDECGFSYRSSIFKEKGIVILSCKLQLAAGDAEQIRQKIEDVVKRRSEQQPKYFSAGSVFKNVPLSEVNNPELIEEAKKENKISGAGPGGLPAAWLIEKLHFKGKEVGGARVSDLHANFIINKQGKATAEDVIVLMSLIKQKVRVEFEVQLKEEITYLN from the coding sequence ATGAATATCGAGGAAAAAATCGATCGAAATATCACCCTAGCGCCTTTCACCACTTTCCGCATCGGCGGACAGGCCAAACTGTTCGTCCAGGCCGATTCGCCCGAGGAAATTGTCGAGGCGATCCGTTGGGCCAAAGCCAATAATGAGAAGTTTTTCGTGCTCGGAGGCGGCAGTAACCTGCTTATCAGCGATAACGGGTTCGATGGCTTGATCATAAAATATAACTTTCAATACCTTTTTCGGGAAAATAATATCATCGAGTGCGGCGGCGGGCTGCCTTTAGCCAGGGCCTGCCTGAGCGCCCAGCGTCACAGCTTTTCCGGGTTAGAGTGGGCTGTCGGCGTCCCAGGAACGGTCGGTGGGGCCGTTCGGGGCAATGCCGCCTGTTTCGGCTCAGAAATGGCAGCATTAGTGACGGAAGTCAGCGCTTTTGACCCGGAAACAGACAAGATATACCAGTTGACCAAGGATGAGTGCGGTTTCAGCTACCGCAGCAGCATTTTTAAGGAGAAGGGCATCGTCATATTAAGCTGCAAGCTGCAGTTGGCGGCCGGAGATGCGGAGCAGATAAGGCAGAAGATCGAGGATGTGGTCAAACGGCGGTCGGAGCAGCAGCCTAAATACTTCAGTGCCGGCAGCGTCTTCAAAAATGTCCCATTGTCGGAGGTTAATAACCCGGAATTGATCGAGGAGGCTAAAAAAGAGAACAAAATCTCCGGTGCCGGTCCAGGCGGCCTGCCTGCTGCCTGGCTGATCGAGAAACTCCACTTCAAAGGTAAAGAAGTCGGCGGCGCTCGGGTCAGCGACCTCCATGCCAACTTCATTATCAATAAGCAGGGAAAGGCGACGGCTGAAGATGTGATCGTTTTGATGAGCTTGATCAAGCAGAAAGTGCGTGTGGAATTCGAAGTGCAGCTCAAAGAAGAAATCACCTATCTCAATTAA
- a CDS encoding type IV secretion system DNA-binding domain-containing protein: MSEISEITVFGQTTYRNAARKFGIKTDDRRRHMYLIGKTGMGKSTILENMIVEDIRAGRGVAVVDPHGDLAEKIMQFIPSDRINDVIYFNPADIEYPIAFNVIEQVEPHLRHLVASGLIGVFQKLWADSWGPRLEYILRNSILAILDYPSSTLLAVTRMFADKKFRKNVIDKIQDPVVRSFWVNEFASYADKFASEAVSPIQNKVGQFLSSSLMRNIVGQVKSSINIREIMDGQKILIMNLSKGRIGEDNSALLGAMMITKIQLAAMSRVDIPEHDRKDFYLYIDEFQNFTTDSFTNILSEARKYHLNLIMAHQYIEQLGEVVEAAVFGNIGTMVVFRIGAADAEKLVKEFEPVFTEEDLVNLPKYEFYLKLMIDGITSNPFSARGLAPLTEAEKTGNLDKVIQVTRERYAKRREVVEDRIRRWHESDDEESAPANVSTAPATSPAAAPAPVRRPEPAAYSAPQPIRDRETPPSARRPERGDDASRNEATCSRCGKRTRVAFVPDGLRPIYCKECLQSLKEEKNKESSLRKQQKLSELASLESDPGAPAFPKPMSIKEAFEKAQAEKARAEAENKQDQS, translated from the coding sequence ATGAGCGAAATAAGCGAAATCACAGTCTTCGGCCAGACGACCTATCGCAATGCCGCACGCAAGTTCGGCATCAAGACCGACGATCGCCGCCGCCACATGTACCTTATCGGTAAGACCGGCATGGGCAAATCGACGATTTTGGAGAATATGATCGTCGAGGACATCCGCGCCGGCCGCGGCGTGGCCGTCGTCGACCCGCATGGCGATCTGGCCGAGAAAATAATGCAGTTCATCCCCTCGGACCGCATCAATGATGTCATCTATTTCAATCCGGCGGATATCGAATATCCGATCGCTTTCAACGTGATCGAGCAAGTCGAGCCGCACTTGCGCCACTTGGTCGCCTCAGGCCTGATCGGCGTTTTCCAGAAATTGTGGGCTGATTCCTGGGGACCGCGTCTGGAGTACATCCTGCGTAATTCCATCCTAGCGATTCTTGATTACCCGAGTTCGACTTTGTTGGCCGTGACCCGCATGTTCGCGGATAAGAAATTCCGCAAGAACGTCATCGACAAGATCCAGGATCCGGTGGTCCGTTCGTTCTGGGTCAACGAGTTCGCCAGCTATGCCGACAAGTTCGCCTCGGAGGCCGTGTCGCCGATCCAAAACAAGGTCGGCCAATTTCTCTCCAGCTCTTTGATGCGCAACATCGTCGGCCAGGTCAAGTCGTCGATCAACATCCGTGAGATCATGGATGGTCAGAAAATACTGATCATGAACCTGTCCAAGGGCCGTATCGGCGAGGACAACTCAGCCTTGCTCGGCGCTATGATGATTACCAAAATCCAGCTGGCGGCTATGAGCCGCGTAGATATTCCGGAGCACGACCGCAAGGACTTCTATCTTTATATCGACGAATTCCAGAACTTCACCACGGATTCTTTCACCAACATCTTGTCCGAAGCCCGCAAATACCATCTGAACCTAATCATGGCCCATCAGTATATCGAACAGCTGGGCGAGGTTGTCGAGGCGGCGGTTTTCGGAAACATCGGCACCATGGTCGTTTTCCGCATCGGTGCTGCTGACGCCGAAAAGCTGGTCAAGGAATTCGAACCGGTTTTTACCGAAGAGGATCTGGTCAACCTGCCGAAATACGAATTTTATCTGAAGCTGATGATCGACGGCATCACCTCCAATCCTTTTTCGGCCCGCGGCCTGGCTCCTTTGACCGAGGCCGAAAAGACTGGAAATCTTGACAAGGTGATCCAGGTGACCCGCGAGCGCTACGCCAAAAGAAGGGAAGTCGTCGAGGATAGGATCCGCCGTTGGCACGAGAGCGATGATGAAGAGTCGGCGCCAGCCAATGTCTCGACGGCGCCAGCCACCTCTCCGGCGGCTGCGCCCGCTCCGGTTAGGCGCCCCGAACCGGCAGCCTATTCCGCGCCACAGCCAATCAGAGACAGGGAGACTCCTCCTAGCGCTAGGCGTCCCGAGCGCGGGGACGATGCCTCCCGCAACGAGGCTACCTGCAGCCGTTGCGGCAAGCGGACTAGGGTTGCCTTCGTTCCTGACGGGTTGCGGCCCATCTATTGCAAAGAATGCTTGCAGTCATTGAAAGAAGAGAAGAATAAGGAATCTTCGTTGCGCAAGCAGCAGAAGCTGTCGGAGCTGGCCAGCCTCGAATCCGACCCTGGCGCACCGGCTTTTCCTAAGCCTATGTCAATCAAGGAAGCTTTTGAGAAAGCCCAGGCCGAAAAGGCAAGAGCGGAAGCTGAAAATAAGCAAGACCAGTCATGA
- a CDS encoding DUF1361 domain-containing protein, translating to MIEFNRYIHQSWTSVDSFFKSDNWLYRIRVNDYQLVTIFWNLFLVIIPWFIGLVIIRLGRQTGLASFASRLGFFALAFVWLLFIPNTIYIVSDVRHLLNYCPIDSPFQVCEKNAWMILFFFTYAAIGWWSFVFLLNQMKGFISETYGRIMAELWLLLLIPVVALGFLFGLVHRWNSWEFFIYPGEIFRNFLIYLNDPKSFTNWLIFTIFLYILYWGGNIAFKKKEY from the coding sequence ATGATCGAGTTCAACCGCTACATCCACCAATCCTGGACCAGTGTCGATTCCTTTTTCAAGAGCGATAACTGGCTATACCGTATCAGGGTGAACGATTACCAGCTGGTCACCATATTCTGGAATCTTTTTTTGGTCATAATCCCTTGGTTCATTGGCCTGGTCATAATCAGACTGGGTCGCCAGACCGGGCTGGCATCGTTCGCTTCAAGGCTGGGCTTTTTTGCGTTGGCTTTCGTTTGGCTGCTTTTCATCCCGAATACGATTTATATCGTCAGCGATGTACGCCATCTTCTGAATTATTGCCCTATCGATTCGCCTTTCCAAGTCTGCGAAAAAAATGCCTGGATGATCCTCTTTTTCTTCACCTACGCCGCTATCGGTTGGTGGTCTTTCGTCTTCTTGCTCAACCAGATGAAGGGTTTTATCTCCGAAACCTATGGCCGGATCATGGCTGAACTCTGGCTTCTGCTGCTGATCCCGGTCGTCGCTCTCGGCTTTCTTTTCGGCCTGGTCCATCGTTGGAATAGCTGGGAATTCTTCATATATCCGGGGGAAATATTCCGGAATTTCCTGATTTATCTGAACGACCCCAAAAGCTTTACAAATTGGCTAATTTTTACTATATTTCTTTATATTTTGTATTGGGGAGGGAATATCGCATTTAAGAAAAAGGAGTATTAA
- a CDS encoding FtsX-like permease family protein, producing MPIIAFFRAIKFSIQDIARNFWLSLVTIIILVLALSLVNILLTVQVVTQSAINSLKEKIDVTLDLKAQAQEGEILALKSQVSNLDKVRSVEYISKGQAIETFRKEHENDPDILQALRELNTNPLTASLIIKPKDIDQYDALITDLNKIDSPIIDSRNFDNPKTMLDKINVVTDKINQIGVAVSLLFVLITILVVYNSIRVTIYTHQKEIRVMRLVGASNWFIRAPFLISSIVYTAIGLLLTLLLFYPLLNLMQPYLEYFFNGYKLNLITYFQANFIMIFGTQFVVASLVNLLASFIAVRKYSRI from the coding sequence ATGCCTATTATCGCCTTTTTTCGGGCTATCAAATTCAGCATCCAGGATATTGCCAGGAATTTCTGGCTGTCATTGGTAACTATCATCATCTTGGTCCTCGCCTTGTCCTTGGTCAATATCCTCTTGACCGTCCAAGTGGTCACCCAATCAGCCATCAACTCACTGAAGGAGAAGATCGATGTCACGCTCGACTTGAAGGCTCAAGCGCAGGAAGGTGAAATCCTGGCCTTGAAAAGCCAAGTCAGCAACCTGGACAAGGTGCGTTCAGTCGAATATATCTCCAAGGGTCAGGCAATCGAGACCTTCAGGAAAGAGCATGAGAACGACCCTGATATCCTCCAGGCTCTGCGCGAACTGAATACCAATCCCTTGACTGCTTCGCTTATCATCAAGCCGAAAGACATCGACCAGTACGACGCCCTTATCACTGACCTTAATAAGATCGACAGCCCCATTATCGACAGCCGCAACTTCGACAATCCCAAGACCATGCTCGACAAAATCAACGTCGTGACTGACAAGATAAACCAAATCGGCGTTGCGGTCAGCTTGCTGTTCGTGCTGATCACCATCTTGGTCGTTTATAATTCCATCCGGGTGACGATTTATACCCACCAAAAAGAAATCCGGGTAATGCGCCTGGTCGGGGCCTCGAATTGGTTCATTCGCGCACCTTTCCTGATTTCTAGCATAGTCTATACCGCCATCGGCCTGTTGCTTACACTCCTGCTTTTCTATCCTTTGCTCAACCTGATGCAGCCCTATTTGGAATATTTCTTCAACGGCTACAAGCTGAATCTCATCACTTATTTCCAGGCTAATTTCATCATGATTTTCGGTACCCAGTTCGTCGTTGCCAGTTTGGTCAATCTTCTGGCCAGCTTCATCGCGGTCAGGAAATACTCACGCATATAA
- a CDS encoding adenylyltransferase/cytidyltransferase family protein yields MRKVLVFGTFDLFHPGHRSFLRQARRYGDKLYAVIARDRTVLAVKKALPLQDELSRLAAVRDSGLVDEAVLGSLRDKYLAIKKVRPDVICLGYDQIYLTDTLASKLEQLGIATRIVKLKSYRPDIYKSSKLKAKQI; encoded by the coding sequence ATGCGCAAAGTGCTGGTTTTTGGTACGTTCGACCTTTTTCACCCCGGCCATCGGAGCTTTTTGCGCCAGGCGCGGCGCTACGGCGATAAGCTCTACGCAGTGATCGCTCGCGACCGAACGGTCCTGGCAGTCAAGAAGGCGCTGCCGCTTCAGGATGAGCTAAGCCGCTTGGCCGCGGTCAGAGATAGCGGATTGGTGGATGAAGCCGTGCTAGGCAGTTTGCGAGACAAATATTTGGCAATCAAAAAGGTTAGGCCTGATGTCATCTGCCTTGGTTACGATCAGATTTATCTGACGGACACCTTGGCAAGCAAGCTTGAACAACTTGGAATAGCGACGAGAATAGTCAAGCTGAAATCGTATCGGCCCGACATTTACAAATCATCGAAACTCAAAGCGAAGCAGATATGA